Below is a window of bacterium DNA.
CCCCCTGCTCCAGGCTGCCCTCGTAGTAGTGAGCGACGAGCAGCGCCAGCACCTCGGTGTCGGTCTCCGTGCGCGGCTCGATGCCCTGGCCCTTCAGGTAGCGGCGCAGGAACTGGAAGTTCTCGATGATGCCATTGTGCACCAGGGCCAGCCCGCCGGACTCGTCCGTGTGCGGGTGGGCGTTGTCGTGGGTCGGCGGGCCGTGCGTGGCCCAGCGCGTGTGGGCGATACCCAGCGTCGCGTTGTAGTCGCCGTGGCGGAGCACTGCTTCGAGGGTGCTGATCTTGCCCTCGGCCTTGACCACGGTCAGACCGTGGGATTCATAGAGCGCGACGCCGGCCGAGTCGTAGCCCCGGTACTCCATCCGCTTGAGTCCGGCGATCAGGATGGGCAG
It encodes the following:
- a CDS encoding glutamine--fructose-6-phosphate aminotransferase; this encodes MCGIIGYVGERPALPILIAGLKRMEYRGYDSAGVALYESHGLTVVKAEGKISTLEAVLRHGDYNATLGIAHTRWATHGPPTHDNAHPHTDESGGLALVHNGIIENFQFLRRYLKGQGIEPRTETDTEVLALLVAHYYEGSLEQG